A genome region from Polyangiaceae bacterium includes the following:
- a CDS encoding SMI1/KNR4 family protein — MQIKEPNPYGATSPDAIAQFEARRGVLLPAEYKAFLLKSNGGMPIPDVFEVPGWHGQASELLTFYGIHEDPDYSLDSNCKSYDERVPADLIPIATDSGGNNICIGWKGEREGKIYFWDHEDELDENGLFVQDYRNVYLVANSLQEFLDSLMTHEEADKRPRPKRT; from the coding sequence ATGCAAATCAAAGAACCGAATCCGTATGGCGCTACATCGCCCGATGCGATCGCCCAATTCGAGGCACGCCGGGGCGTGCTACTCCCTGCCGAATACAAGGCGTTTCTGCTCAAGTCAAATGGCGGGATGCCAATACCCGATGTGTTCGAGGTCCCGGGGTGGCACGGTCAGGCGTCTGAGCTACTCACGTTCTACGGCATTCATGAAGACCCGGACTATTCGCTAGATAGTAACTGCAAAAGCTACGACGAGCGCGTACCTGCGGATCTCATCCCCATTGCTACAGACTCAGGCGGGAACAACATCTGCATCGGCTGGAAAGGCGAACGCGAAGGCAAGATCTACTTCTGGGATCACGAGGACGAGCTCGATGAAAACGGGTTGTTCGTGCAGGACTACCGAAACGTGTACCTGGTGGCGAATAGCCTTCAGGAATTCCTCGATAGCCTCATGACCCATGAAGAGGCGGACAAGAGGCCGCGGCCCAAGCGAACGTAA
- a CDS encoding TetR/AcrR family transcriptional regulator, which translates to MRASKSAKTAARPHGSSGIQLGEASARAMILQGAASVFAVHGVRAASVEHVLEAAGVSRRTFYRLYGSKEEVAAVLYRLGTDRLLDACRLAVSEEKDPLRQVERCIDAHLQSARDFGRLVFVLGGEAQRRESALHTRRMQVHDMLVSLLATAVNAQAGRSVDPLLVRALVLALEGVTRVMLEEGNEGRHVTHAGVARIKRVMMRIATATLAGDGPGVTAMPPGE; encoded by the coding sequence ATGCGTGCTTCAAAGTCCGCCAAGACCGCAGCTCGTCCTCATGGCTCCTCCGGCATTCAGCTCGGCGAGGCCAGTGCGCGCGCCATGATCCTTCAGGGTGCCGCGAGCGTCTTTGCGGTGCACGGCGTGCGCGCCGCTTCGGTCGAACACGTCCTCGAAGCCGCCGGCGTCTCGAGACGCACGTTTTACCGGCTCTACGGAAGCAAAGAAGAGGTCGCTGCGGTCCTTTATCGGCTGGGCACCGATAGGTTACTCGACGCATGCAGGCTCGCCGTCAGCGAAGAAAAAGACCCCCTGCGCCAAGTCGAACGATGCATCGACGCGCATCTGCAAAGCGCTCGCGACTTCGGACGCCTCGTGTTCGTCCTCGGAGGTGAAGCGCAACGTCGCGAATCGGCGCTCCATACGCGGCGCATGCAAGTCCACGACATGCTCGTCTCGCTGCTCGCGACAGCCGTCAACGCGCAAGCCGGCAGAAGCGTCGATCCGCTGCTCGTCCGCGCGCTCGTCCTGGCGCTCGAAGGCGTCACACGCGTCATGCTGGAAGAGGGAAACGAGGGTCGACACGTGACGCATGCGGGTGTTGCGCGCATCAAACGCGTGATGATGCGCATCGCCACCGCGACGCTTGCGGGCGATGGCCCCGGCGTGACGGCGATGCCGCCGGGCGAGTGA
- a CDS encoding carboxymuconolactone decarboxylase family protein has product MTKARISPGGFFDLGPINWILCRLISLGAGAKDAHLFSTLARQRSLFRGWLSFASRMMPGGTISRHETELVILRVAHVRQCQYELDHHVRIGRRVGVTDDVLERIFAGPEAHGWSDRHRALLAAVDSLLTTKNIDDAGWDALRRHYDEAQSVELCLLVGHYDMLAMTIATLRIARDF; this is encoded by the coding sequence ATGACGAAAGCACGCATTTCACCCGGCGGATTCTTCGACCTCGGGCCCATCAACTGGATCCTGTGCAGGCTCATTTCGCTGGGCGCAGGCGCCAAGGACGCGCATCTCTTCAGCACGCTCGCGCGCCAGCGTTCGTTGTTCCGCGGCTGGCTATCGTTCGCTTCGCGCATGATGCCCGGCGGCACCATCTCGCGACACGAAACCGAGCTCGTGATCCTACGCGTCGCGCACGTGCGACAGTGTCAGTACGAGCTGGATCATCACGTGCGGATCGGACGGCGCGTCGGCGTGACCGACGATGTGCTCGAGCGCATTTTCGCGGGGCCGGAGGCGCATGGGTGGAGCGATCGGCACCGCGCGCTCTTGGCTGCAGTCGACTCGCTGCTGACGACGAAGAACATCGACGACGCGGGCTGGGACGCGCTTCGCCGGCACTACGACGAGGCGCAGAGCGTCGAGCTGTGTTTGCTCGTGGGGCATTACGACATGTTGGCCATGACGATCGCTACGTTGCGCATCGCGCGCGATTTCTGA
- a CDS encoding SEC-C domain-containing protein has translation MHKMPYAWSAVRQGMIGPALRGIWGAGRMGEMLLQTYKRLHGEATTLFRVVEATFSLAAIGLRHSRLAAEAEKTLISPLPRSVGGEMYQKILDHIAKEVSLTFRVTREEPDFMDPVHLKVGGKLAVQLAACAKPGSRFKFTNEDDVLVDLAYALPCNIAHEFAGEWKNFQLMTVVLPWLATAEAEQLYLPAEYLSEVQYAYEIDDVMPLLRAFRDIEAHAPGPTRSTPKGSARNAPCPCGSGVKYKRCCALKTAAVEKDEDDDEEPCAALAAESPKETMDGA, from the coding sequence ATGCACAAGATGCCGTATGCGTGGTCGGCCGTGCGGCAAGGAATGATTGGCCCGGCGCTGCGAGGTATTTGGGGCGCAGGGCGAATGGGCGAGATGCTCCTGCAAACTTACAAAAGGCTTCATGGTGAGGCGACGACGCTCTTTCGAGTCGTCGAAGCGACGTTTTCTTTGGCGGCCATTGGATTGCGCCATTCGCGGCTCGCGGCAGAGGCGGAGAAGACGCTCATTTCACCGCTGCCTCGCTCGGTTGGCGGCGAGATGTATCAAAAGATCCTCGACCATATCGCGAAGGAGGTATCTTTGACGTTCCGGGTGACGCGCGAGGAGCCTGACTTCATGGATCCGGTGCATTTGAAGGTCGGCGGGAAGCTCGCGGTGCAATTGGCCGCGTGCGCAAAGCCAGGGTCACGATTCAAGTTCACGAACGAAGACGACGTGCTGGTGGATCTCGCATATGCATTGCCGTGCAACATCGCGCATGAATTCGCCGGCGAGTGGAAGAATTTCCAACTCATGACCGTCGTTTTGCCCTGGCTTGCGACCGCCGAGGCCGAGCAGCTCTATCTGCCCGCCGAATATCTCTCTGAAGTGCAATACGCGTACGAAATCGACGACGTCATGCCGCTGCTCCGCGCGTTTCGCGACATCGAGGCGCATGCGCCCGGTCCGACGCGATCGACGCCCAAAGGATCGGCTCGCAATGCGCCTTGTCCATGCGGGAGCGGGGTCAAGTACAAGCGTTGTTGCGCGCTGAAGACGGCGGCTGTCGAAAAGGACGAGGACGACGACGAGGAGCCGTGTGCCGCACTCGCCGCGGAGTCGCCAAAAGAAACGATGGATGGGGCGTGA
- a CDS encoding tetratricopeptide repeat protein: MLASLLALNASCTAKARSAAAPGSVHREAALQDARQAALDGDFDESRRIYGELLGRNARDDEARAGLGRVHAWSGEYDRAEELHRDVLARHPSDDDVRAGLFNVLVWDHRWNDAERLLDEAPNQGTPGLLALRARLLHADGNVTKARTLIEKAERLAPNDADIRALRYRMYTRSARVTTRGLVFRNGSPALGQVDVSLSQSIHRLRLSFDTEQGGRPMSLSGDWAYGATYGGGAHLTFAPGLSFGAEAAFGAPANAVPVVRVRSQVTLPFRPWLSSSLAYTFRRFADAVETHGASPSIGLTLRGELRIDATYWLTHVRLRDREDEASSRWIHAVGVSVGRTVLPWLDVRGGYAHGAEAERLPAVFQLLDLVNDSFYVGVRMTPVGLFLH, encoded by the coding sequence GTGCTGGCAAGCCTGCTCGCGCTGAATGCGTCCTGCACGGCCAAAGCACGATCCGCGGCGGCCCCGGGCAGCGTCCATCGTGAAGCGGCGTTGCAGGATGCTCGGCAAGCTGCGCTGGACGGTGATTTCGACGAATCGCGGCGCATCTACGGGGAGCTGCTCGGGCGAAACGCACGCGATGACGAAGCGCGAGCGGGCCTTGGGCGGGTGCATGCGTGGAGTGGCGAGTACGACCGCGCCGAAGAGCTTCATCGTGACGTATTGGCGCGGCATCCGAGCGACGACGACGTGCGAGCGGGGCTTTTCAACGTGCTCGTGTGGGACCATCGGTGGAACGATGCGGAGCGGCTCTTGGACGAGGCGCCAAATCAGGGCACACCGGGCCTTTTGGCATTGCGCGCGCGGCTTTTGCATGCCGACGGCAACGTCACGAAAGCTCGCACGCTCATTGAAAAAGCGGAACGACTCGCGCCGAACGACGCCGACATTCGGGCATTGCGGTATCGCATGTACACGCGTTCGGCGCGAGTGACGACACGGGGGCTCGTCTTTAGGAACGGCTCGCCAGCGCTCGGGCAAGTGGACGTGAGTTTGTCGCAGTCGATCCATCGATTGCGACTTTCGTTCGATACGGAGCAAGGCGGCCGGCCCATGTCGCTGTCAGGTGACTGGGCCTATGGCGCAACGTACGGCGGAGGCGCCCATTTGACATTTGCGCCGGGATTGTCGTTCGGAGCAGAAGCCGCATTCGGCGCGCCGGCCAATGCAGTGCCCGTCGTGCGCGTTCGTAGTCAGGTCACCCTGCCCTTCCGCCCGTGGCTTTCGAGCAGTCTTGCATATACGTTTCGCCGTTTTGCGGATGCCGTCGAAACGCATGGAGCGAGCCCATCGATCGGGCTGACATTGCGTGGCGAATTGCGAATCGATGCGACGTATTGGCTGACGCACGTGCGCTTGCGGGACCGCGAGGACGAAGCGTCGAGCCGATGGATCCATGCGGTTGGGGTATCCGTGGGGCGAACGGTTTTGCCGTGGCTCGATGTGCGAGGGGGATATGCCCACGGAGCGGAAGCCGAACGATTGCCGGCCGTGTTTCAGCTCCTGGATCTTGTGAATGATTCATTTTACGTGGGTGTGCGAATGACGCCCGTAGGGTTATTTCTCCATTGA
- a CDS encoding DUF2341 domain-containing protein, which yields MPVIPYAYRRRLHIQAQASAIPSDYSIVVPLDHWSLTGQSKSLLTGNDVRIFRDDGGMLTELDRVLDPVSSWNGTSTRLWFRTTAPIEASAVDQSYWIYYGDPTAAKPPADGNRVYLIWNDFDDGVVDSGGFTLSLIGGAKGAAAEAGSALTLSVSSGDLGLVGQLRVFASRREWRFRGRYVRDVHGRRFG from the coding sequence ATGCCGGTCATTCCTTACGCGTATCGACGGCGTCTCCACATTCAGGCGCAAGCGTCGGCGATTCCCAGCGATTACTCCATCGTCGTCCCGCTCGACCACTGGTCGCTCACGGGGCAATCCAAGTCGCTGCTGACGGGCAACGACGTGCGTATCTTCCGCGACGACGGGGGTATGCTGACGGAGCTCGACCGAGTGCTGGATCCGGTATCGTCGTGGAACGGCACGTCAACACGCTTGTGGTTCCGCACGACGGCTCCCATCGAGGCTTCGGCCGTCGACCAATCCTATTGGATTTATTACGGCGATCCGACCGCTGCAAAACCTCCTGCGGATGGGAATCGAGTGTACCTCATTTGGAACGACTTCGACGACGGCGTGGTGGACAGTGGTGGCTTTACGCTGTCGCTCATTGGTGGCGCCAAAGGAGCGGCCGCGGAAGCAGGGTCTGCGCTGACGCTTTCCGTGTCGTCGGGCGATTTGGGCCTCGTCGGACAGCTTCGTGTTTTTGCATCACGACGTGAGTGGCGATTTCGAGGCCGATACGTACGTGACGTCCATGGGAGGCGCTTTGGATGA